The sequence TTGGTAGGTGGAGAAACAAAATCCTTTGCTGGACCTTCTTCAAACGCAACCTTAAAAATAGAAGTGTTGCCTCGGTGATCTATTTTAATAATTTCACCTATTTTCTCCCCAACCCTTACCTTATCACCAATTGTAAACCCGGTATGTAGTTGCATAACTACTCTAAACGCTTAAATTATCAATGCTTTCATTAACTTATCTAATAATACATTATGCCTTTGACGAACACCAAACACGCTTTGAACCTGATTATTAACAAGTGGATGGGGGTCAGGCGTGGATAAATGAGTTATTTATCTGTCTGTTCTTCTTCCCCGCTATGTTTTAAATTATTTTCGATTCTTACTTTGTCATGAACTTCAGCTTTCTTGCCCTCTTCCTTCTTTTCATTATCGATGAGAAGATAAGTGGAGAACTAAAGTCCTCCGCTACATGTCTATTTACTGCTTGAAAGGGGACTGCGTCACCATTAATTCTGGAAATTCAAGATAAAGAAAAATTCTAGTACGAAGAACGTAATAATTATTTTTTGCTACATCATAGCTGTACAAGATAAAAATTTTATTGACAATTCATTGATTGTGACGTATTTTTTAATGTACATGGTCTTGTAATTCTATGTACATAACGTATTGGAATAACTATTGGAGGTAATCATGAAAAAAGCGAAAAAGGTTGCAAAGCACTATCTGTTAAATCCTCGATTGATTAGAGAAGCCAAGAGATTTTTAGGCGCTAAGACAGAAACGGAAACAATAGAAAAAGCACTTGAAGAAACAATTCATCGCGCAAGGTTTGAGCGCATGCTAAAACAGAGCGCTGGAAAATATAGATTTAAGGGTTTTGCTTTCGGCAAAGGTAATGAGCAGGGCTAAAATTGGTATCATCGATTCCAACATTTATATAGATCTTTTTCGCTATGGTTTGTACAAAGAGGAACTTAGCGAAATCAATAAAAGCTTCATCATTAGAAATAGTTCTGTGGTTCTGCTCGAGTTATATACAGGAGCCCTTGAAAGAGAGGAAAAGAAACTTATCACAAAAATGGAGAGACATTTAGGCATAATTAATCCTACGCCGCGGAATTGGATAGAGTCGGGAAAGATTCTTAATGGCTTAATAGAGAGATATGGCTTTGGTTACAGGAAGATTAGAGACTTAGTGAGCGATACGCTGATTGCTATGTCGGCTAGAAGTAATGGCGCTACAGTAATTACAAATAACAGCGATGACTTTGAGATTATAAGAAAGTTAACGCATTTCAACCTAATGGTTCTGTAAGGAATTATTAGTTAGTTAAGATGGGGTCGGCTACGCTATCTGAAAATAGCTGCCTCGTTATTTCACCTCCTAAAAATCTATCCTCTGGCTTTCTTGGCTTTTTTCGCTTCTTCCTTGAATAGCTTATAATCAATGCTGTCGACCATGGCCTTCCAGCTTGCTTCGACTATATTTTCTGAAACACCAACCGTGCTCCAGTCGCTCTCACCATCACCGGATTCGATTAAAACCCTTACCACTGCGTCTGTGCCTTTCTGGCTTGAAACGACTCTGACACGATAGTCTTTCAGCTTGACATCCTTTAATACGGGATAGAACTTCTCGAGGGCTTTTCGAAGCGCATTATCAAGTGCATTTACGGGACCATTCCCAATAGCTGCTGTGTGCTCAGTTTTTCCATCGACCTGTACTATCACAGTGGCCTCTGAGATTGGCTCTTCATCGTCTCTATGTTTTTCTACGATTATTCTGGCGCCATTAAGTTCGAAGTGTTTCCTATATTGACCAAGTGTCTTTCTTATTAGCAATTCAAAAGATGCATCTGCACCCTCAAATTCGTATCCTTGATTTTCCAATTTCTTAAGTTCAGAAAGTATCTTGTGTACCCCTTTATCACTGGGGTCTAGCTGAATTCCAAGTTCTTTGGCTTTATATATTATATTGCTCCTGCCTGAAAGATCAGAAACAAGCACGCGCCTCCTGTTGCCGAGAATCTCAGGGTTTATATGCTCATACGTTTCCGCGCTCTTCATGACTGCACTGACGTGCAGTCCTCCTTTGTGAGCAAAGGCACTTTCACCGACAAATGGTCGATGTTTGATTGGGGGGAGGTTTGTGAGTTCGTGAATAAAGTGCGAGACCTCGTAAACTTTCTTAATTTCGTCATTGCTTAAGCACGATATCCCAAGCTTTAGCTTCAGGTTCGGTATGATTGAACATAGGTTAGCGTTACCACATCTCTCGCCATATCCATTTATAGTACCCTGAACCTGATTAACGCCTTCTCTTACTGCATAGAGCGTGTTTGCAACACCTAACTCACCATCGTTGTGTGTATGTATGCCGAGTGGAGGATTTGCAAGTTGTGAATTCACATCCCTAACGGTTGATTCTATCTCC comes from Thermodesulfobacteriota bacterium and encodes:
- the cimA gene encoding citramalate synthase, with product MQERLVKIYDVTLRDGTQGENISFSIHDKIRIASKLDELGVHFIEGGWPGSNERDEGFFKQAKKLRLRKSKITAFGSTRRVNKKPSEDENIQALLKAETPVVTIVGKSWDFHVKEALRITLKENLDIIHDSIQYLKKRVDEVFFDAEHFFDGYKKNSKYALEAIETAMDAGADVVVLCDTNGGTLPWEIESTVRDVNSQLANPPLGIHTHNDGELGVANTLYAVREGVNQVQGTINGYGERCGNANLCSIIPNLKLKLGISCLSNDEIKKVYEVSHFIHELTNLPPIKHRPFVGESAFAHKGGLHVSAVMKSAETYEHINPEILGNRRRVLVSDLSGRSNIIYKAKELGIQLDPSDKGVHKILSELKKLENQGYEFEGADASFELLIRKTLGQYRKHFELNGARIIVEKHRDDEEPISEATVIVQVDGKTEHTAAIGNGPVNALDNALRKALEKFYPVLKDVKLKDYRVRVVSSQKGTDAVVRVLIESGDGESDWSTVGVSENIVEASWKAMVDSIDYKLFKEEAKKAKKARG
- a CDS encoding type II toxin-antitoxin system VapC family toxin; protein product: MSRAKIGIIDSNIYIDLFRYGLYKEELSEINKSFIIRNSSVVLLELYTGALEREEKKLITKMERHLGIINPTPRNWIESGKILNGLIERYGFGYRKIRDLVSDTLIAMSARSNGATVITNNSDDFEIIRKLTHFNLMVL